The Myroides phaeus DNA segment TGAAGAGTAATTCCTTTATGCAAGAAGTTATTCTAATAGATGAGGTTCTGTCTGCTGAAGTAGGTTGTTCAAATGAAGTTGCTGATGTGTTTGAGATTGAATGGTTTGAAACGCAAAAGCAATTGATTAAAAGACAGACTAAGCAGGGGGTAGAACTTCATCTTACTAAAACAGTGAATAGAGATTGGCAACAGGGAGATTTGCTTTGTGCAAATGGGGTTTGCTTGGCTAAAATAGCTGTAAAACCTGCCTTGTGTATTGTCTTCTCATCTGATGTAGAGCGCGAAGTAGCAGATTTTTGTTACTATATAGGCAACAGGCACTTACCGTTGTTTACCGATGCTGACAAGAAATCGTTTACCGTGCCTTATGACGGGAATTTATACGAGCAATTACTTGCGAAATTAAATGACAAAATCAGCTTACAAGAAAAAACTTTGTTGATGCAAAACGAAGTGAAACATGTGAGAAAACTAATAAAACTATCCAATGAAAAATAAACAATTTCTATTCTTCGCACTTGTGATGATTAGCGCCGTTTTTACAAATGCGTGTAAATCTAAAGTAGAAGAGAAAGAGCAAGTGCAAGAAACAAGTGTTACTGCGTTAGACTGTAGAGATAAAGAGATTACGCTTGACGCTGTGGCACAACGCATTGTTGTTCTTTATGACCCGCTTGTAGATGATATCTATATGTTAGGAGCTCAAGATAAATTAGTGGGTATTCCGCAACAAGTATATCAAAAAGAAGATACGTTTTCTTTTTTGTCTAAACTGGATAAGAGAATTGCCAATAAAGAGATTGCTACACCGAGTTTTGGTGGTGGTTCAAGTAATATAGAGTCAATTATCGGGTTACAACCTGATTTGGTTATTACGTTTGACAAAGACATTGAAACAGTAGAGCAGTTAGAGCAATTGGGAATCAAAGTATATACGGTATCAAGCAAGAGTCAGGAAG contains these protein-coding regions:
- a CDS encoding urease accessory protein UreE, with the protein product MQEVILIDEVLSAEVGCSNEVADVFEIEWFETQKQLIKRQTKQGVELHLTKTVNRDWQQGDLLCANGVCLAKIAVKPALCIVFSSDVEREVADFCYYIGNRHLPLFTDADKKSFTVPYDGNLYEQLLAKLNDKISLQEKTLLMQNEVKHVRKLIKLSNEK